A window of the Candidatus Liberibacter solanacearum CLso-ZC1 genome harbors these coding sequences:
- a CDS encoding ABC-type transport auxiliary lipoprotein family protein encodes MDKKLKKITKNMRLCIPAISLCMFLSSCFGNIPKNIFDLTESTKHNQSIQHNVRLTINEPVTSKTLDSPDIIVRSSPVEIQYLIGSQWSDRLPRMVQLKLIANFENNGKISTIIKPNQGIYPNYQISSIIRAFEIDIHHHYAIIEISLKIIDINTGNIIAQKVFHVEEAFEEDNKLCFIESLNRAFSRISSEIINWTVSSLP; translated from the coding sequence ATGGATAAAAAATTAAAAAAAATTACCAAGAACATGAGATTGTGTATTCCTGCCATATCATTGTGCATGTTTCTCTCTTCATGTTTTGGGAATATCCCTAAAAATATATTTGATTTAACAGAAAGCACAAAACATAATCAATCTATCCAACATAATGTACGACTTACCATCAACGAACCTGTGACATCAAAAACTCTAGATAGCCCAGATATTATCGTCCGCTCTTCCCCCGTTGAAATACAATATCTGATAGGATCTCAATGGAGTGATAGATTGCCACGCATGGTACAATTAAAATTGATTGCAAATTTTGAAAATAATGGAAAAATATCAACCATCATTAAACCCAATCAAGGAATTTATCCAAATTATCAAATCTCTTCTATTATTAGAGCTTTCGAAATTGATATTCATCATCATTATGCTATAATTGAAATATCTCTAAAAATCATTGATATAAATACCGGTAACATAATAGCACAGAAAGTTTTTCATGTTGAAGAAGCTTTTGAAGAGGATAATAAATTATGTTTTATTGAGTCTCTTAATCGTGCTTTTTCTCGTATTTCCTCGGAAATTATTAATTGGACAGTCTCATCCCTTCCTTAA